ggGCAACGAGgccgccaaccacgtggctcgagatttgacccaccgagccgacgccaaggaatctgaacccgaccgcatgcaccctctagtctcgtaccaagacatcacacaacactacaagctaacccgtaGAACattgcacccccacacaagtcactacctagagagcaggagcgattcctccgagctctacaggttaatacattcccccacccaacctgAAACCACCTTATAGTCCCTACataattctctccgcaatgccgctacTGCGCAGAGCCCGAGTCCCTCAGGCACAAagtagggggttgcagagaggcaccactcaatcctccgaacccttaccacaccaacgagctttgggagagaaccttggccagctccgacctcgaacgtcagcaacggctgattgcgagggcccaggacgcggcccgagctcaaggcattctggaatgaggacgcctctccaaagctgcatttacttaataaagatgtttattctctcctACTGCGACAAATATATTGTTGTTGGCGAAAACGAGCTATTTGCCACTTCGCAAACCTACTCAATGGATCCACCTTGACTTTTCCTATACGTTTTGTGAAGCTGTTGCCGTGGTGACATTGTGGCTAGGGCGTCCTGCTGATGAgcgtgaggtcgcgggttcgtttgcTGGCTGCAGCAGCAGAATttgatggaggagaaatgcaattcgtatacttagatttaggtgcatgttaaaaaacgcAGGTGATCAAGAATAATCCAGATGCCTCGACTACCAGCTGTAGTCATACCCAAACGCAGCTTTACACTCAATAATTCAATTTGTCGAAATGGGTGAAGCATTTACCAGGATGGACTGCAGGCTTCCCGACTCGGTGCATCCGTTCCACGCACAGCCTGCTTGACATTCCTTGGTCTCCTGAAGACCTTGGTCCGTCCGCTTGAGCTAGAAAGATGAAGACGCCCACTCGAGACGTGTCGCATGACGACCACGATAGCTACTCTACAACTCCGCTACGTATTTAGCGGATGCGTGCAACCTGTGGGACTCTTGCGACAACAGAATTGGTCTTTGCCTAAAGCCCAGagcacacgtacgcttgcggacgcgcccAAGCTCGCATCTACGCGCCTTGcgcctgccgcgcctagcgaggaatggcggtttgtatccacaaatacgcgcgagagcgcgcgctcactggccttcacctggcctcactcgttgacgccttgACAGACGTCACTTCGTACTTCGTTGtcgacagtgtttcaaaatgcttcgatatctctAAACGTAATTGCTATATATTTAGAGCTGTTAAATCGGCACAAAAAGTGAGGAAGAAGCGCTTgcttgcatggtataaatctgcttaactgagagttgaatgtaccgcgccgtcgctgcgtagccaggcgcaccgacgcgaggcagcccaagcgcgcaatattagagaggagctgatcacctagatcgcgccgcgtttcgacgcgtacgagccgtgcctcaccgtctgcgcatgcgtgggcgcgcaggCGCGAGCTTGCgggcgtccgcaagcgtacgtgtggtctgggcttacgAAAaacactcttggcgacatgctcgcatCGGAAGCAGGACTTCCGCCTAGTTCGTTGTCCCATGCATTTCTGTAAGGAAGGTTTCTTTGTCAATTTCTAGACTTATCGCAGGTGGCAACGTCTCTGTGGTTTCTCCAAGGGTGAAGTCTGAAATGTCCTCTTTCACGCCTACTGCCATAGAAGCTTGCAGCTTATGAGGGTAAGGATTGACCAGAACGCCTTTACCGTAATTAACCTTTGAGTGATAGGTGGTGAAGCTATTCATTTGAAGAGTGGTTGTTCTTGATGAATGTTTCGATAAATacacagaataataaaaaaaacttcttTTCCCTAATTTCCCTCGTGGTGACGTTCCGAATAGCCAAACCATGTCCGTATGCAGCGTCAATGTTCTGGCAATGTGCCTACCTATCTTCGCCCCCTAGCTCGCTGTTTGAGGAAGGCCTACGTTCACGTCTTTAAACAATTAGCTTTCCAGCTGAGCTGAACTCGCTCCCATTTCCCTTAGCCCTACCGCGGCCGGCGGCAGCGGACCGGCTGCCAGTGCCGACAAAATGCCCGGCGCGTTCAGAAAGAAACGACACATGTGCGCAGTCAGTGTGCTCACCATGGCTTTAGGCGTCTTCACGAAGTGCACGGGGCAAGTGAGTACGTGCGCCCGCGAGAGGGCGTCCTTGCAGTCGTTACAAAAGCTGTGACCGCACACGGCCCGCCACGCCAGTCCTGTGAGGTCGCCGCAGCGCAGGCACTGCGACCCTTCGGGAGGCCGCTGTTCAAGGATGATGCGCGTGCGGTCTTTGAGGTCGGGGAAGTCGCGCACCGTCACCGTAAATGCGGCCATCTCGCTTCCTTTTTGTTCCGTCTGCGAGGCTCTACTTCACTGGAACTCCGTGTCTGGAATGAGAAAttagttcatttatttattcatgcgaaagcgttatatatgaccaattacgcgaaaatccggcgttgtagtCGGCGTTGTGATCGGAGGatgctaccaaaaatggccgacggcaaagagtaaaaatatGTAAAAAGTACTCaaattgacgtcaaatttctcagtgaggttcctggaaccaaagtaaattaatgcctttgaaaagaaaattaggtaatttcggtctgggtgggaagcGAACCCGTGCCTCCGGAGTACGAAACGAGCACGTTTCCCCAACGCCACGGCGGctctttttgctttctttattgcctttattcaatTTACACAGAAATACATTGTATAATCACACTAGCCCAGCAAGGACTGAGGAGAGCAGCAATCAGAACTCTGGCATGcacatcagcccttctaacctaggaagccagtgTGGTTCTGGTTCTTGCAGTTTATACACTTGAAACATTCTGCTTACAGATTCGCGAAAGTAGCTCCTTATTGGCCTCACGTCAAGTTCTGCGATGCACggccattcttgacaaccaaatactaCGTAGGACCAGGAGGCTGGAGCATTATCATGACAAATGGAATGCTTTCGTCGTTATGGACCGGTAAAAATTTAATGCCGTAGGTATCTATGGGTAAGTAGTTCTTTGAAGAAAACCCCAAAAGAAGCAACCTCCCCAACAGTCAACCAGAACCGTGGGGCCGCCGTGGCGTCTGACGACGTTTTTCtagacgccacggcggctccacggttctggttgactaaaggtgtgcctagtgcgtgcgtcattgcacacgtcacgtcgcagccatctgactgactaaacgtgtggcctTATGCGTGCGTCGTTAGGCACCTGGCGACGTAGCCAATGggtaggaggtggcgccacgtcatgagtaaaaaaaaaacgtggacagCTTGCACTCGTGATGAAAGGCTAGCGGGAACAGcgcagctggtgatcgacctagcttcttccaggttttactaggcttggctaagttttgctaatGCTAAGTGTTGTAAGGCACCGTATTACGAATCgactcgccgccgacgcgcagaatCTAGGTTGCCGCGCGACgagcttcaagatgagcggcttcttcttcgggtgtccggatcttctttgatcgtcccatgtcaaggctacatgtactcgccacagagtcagtGAGAGTTCTGCCGCTGTCGTGGCGGCTCTGAACTTTGTCTCCCCGGTGACCTCACGAACGAGatgcacctccacacttgccggggcgtggctggtcgaaacctgccgcgCCGCGGCCAGTAGCggctgctgcagtcacggacaccgcgcgcgttccgCGCGAATGCCGGGAAACGCAAACGgcttcggcagcagctctgcgctttgcctcgttggtgctgctacaatttatttatctttctcgctctcaatttctctttctcttccgagcatagcacgcgcgacgcgcatgctctccttccctctccttaacgacccatgtcaaggcaacatgtgcacgacacggagaggaggcgaagcacacgccgctgcgcgaggtggttgctaggcaacgcgcggtggcGTCATCGTCcagcgaggttttttgtacacgctccacggactgacggtcgaCTTAAAGCTCTGCCGTTAAAGTGAGTCTATGAAATAAAATGTATTAATGTCCAATTAAAAGCCGCTGGGTGGTCCTTTGAGTTATTAACTCCTCGCAGCAAAGCGAGTGCGTTGTAACGCTGGCGCGCTTTCATATGGCCTTACCGAGTCGTAGTTAGAAcccaggcgagagcttgcgcggagaaggaacgctcggaaaaatcaggcaagtttgtactcggtcgcgcaaagcttaggcacagcgaagattaatggctgctactgctaggtatcaacttggttgctgctaggtcttaacttggtttaacttaactacacatgtaggaaggtattctcgagcgatcattttcggaggtaccttctttttcgcgacatttcgcgtgactagcgctggacgcgtgggcgcctaggAGCGACATCGCTCCTGGCATGCTAcgaacgcaggcaggctaaccaaggttggcacagtgccaagaacgctgctgcttgccgacgccgaacgcgttggaggctaaccgctcgatatcaatcgacatgcttcgctgtgtcttgagctttgcgcggcttaGTGCGAGcgttcgccttttttttctcctggctcagcgcgccgtggagagaagagaggcaCGGGCCAGGAAGGCAGGGAGCTGTCGAggagccagccgtaatttgtcgtGCGTAGctgtggtagccatggcaacccgtaGGAGGAGCAGCCCGCGTACGCATGCACGCGGTCATCTCCTCCtacgggttgccatggctaccacagCTACGCacgacaaattacggctggctaaaacagctccgctgtgaaaaaaTTCACCAAAGGGACtttaatgcttttgcattatcacacgaaagcaatctgcagtgtctctgccgatttttttttttcagaaatgaaAAGAGCGAACGTCTTTGGTGGGGGAGAAGCGAGGTAACCACGATTTGTATCATCTTCTGGGTTGCTCGTAGGCACTGAAGCTTTGTACAGCTACGCCAGAATAAAACACGAAAGCAAACTATCAAAGGCTAATTTCGTTTTCCTAATTCGCTGATGTGTGTGACATCTGAGTTATTCATTTACAGAGGCTTAATTAGGTTCAGGGACAGAGCGAACTTAATCCTCAGCTACGCCCCGATCATACATCTCACACTGAAATAATCAGGCCTGAGAGGTGTACTGTTTTATTTTTCCCCGTTCATGTCTTGTTCCGGCGTGGTAGCGCATATATTATTTCACTTTCTTGAAAGGGAGAAATAGTCATCTTCCAAGAGTATAGGACGAACCTAAAAGGGTTCTTCACTATGCCCGTCAACGCAGAGGTGTGCAAAACTCGTGTTTGACTGCCTGAACCTGCGCATCCGCAAGGCTACTGCGTTGGACGACCCCGTGAGGATAAACTGCTAAAACCTGCGTCTTTCCTTACACTTTGTACCGCCAATAAAGTAACTGGTTGCGTATAATTGGTACTGAATATGCAATTAAATTACGTTACCACTACCCAGTAAAAGCAAGTAATCGCTAAATTACAAATCTAGCAAGAAATGTAATTGAATCCTTACATGCAGCTCGTAATGTGCAAGCCTAGTTAGCACCTGCCGCTTTGGTTGACGTATTATGACTTGTCACAGGTAAATAGCACCTTCTGGACTACTGCGGTGTTCCACGAAGTGTAGCGCTCCCTGGCGCTTTATTAAACAACCACCTTTACTGTGCGCAACGGGGGCTACAATGCTCTCCCTGACCCGCGAGCACAATTGTGAAAAACCTATTTCGCGCGGTAAACGCTGTCTTGACACTGTAGCGtgctgtggcattttttttaCGTCAAGTATCGGCTgcccagagagcccacgatgcggcggtgaggcttggcctttccgtcccaacgtgggagcggcccgcggctTCATCacctccctgaaaagggggcatCGGAGCCTCTCAGGAccatccgtctgtctgtctgtgcgcaAACTCAGTGTGCATGTACGGAAAGGTTGCACCGTTTTTTTCTACCGTGATTATAACTGTGAGTCTTCTTTCTATTTCCTTTTACAATAGAATAGGTATGCTACCAGCAATTCCATTACATGACAAGGGAATTTGGTTTACTCTATACCCGTACTATCTGATCGCGAAAGCTGGTTTCAAGCTCACGGAGCAAAGATCTCCGCAACGAGGAGCGTAAATGAGAAAAATACAACGCAATTTGTTTACTACTTCACAATGGTTAAACGAAAAATGAATGAACGATATTTTCGCTTGCGGGTTGTACCTTCAACATACGTGACCAAGTTAAACGCAAGCCTAGTGCCCAAAAATACGGCAGATACACTAAAGACTGCTTACGAAAGCATTAGagcgtttgtagacctcggaacgtcatgaacgcgctcattttatacattcATTATACTCTACTGCAATGCGTCTCTTCTTCGCTGGGTAACCTTTTAAATGTGCACTCCCCCGAAAGTGAGGCAACGGTTTGCGTCAGCGCAATTGCCTTCATCACATGCCGGGCGcgtgttttgaaaaaaaaaaaaaaacccagtcgtcgtgtgtgccacgtctcttctctgtccttcgtcttttgactggcttttactattcagtatgtaccaactgatccagactgctactctaggtaacacctttagtcagccacatggctgcgacgtgacgtgtgcaatcaagcacgcactaggcacaccttttttaagccagaaccgtggatcCACCGTGACGTCGGAGAAGCGTGCTCCTCTCGCAATCCGGAGGACCGGGTTCGATACCCACTCAGACCCAAAATTTAcgaaatttttatttttaaagccATTGATTTCagttgtttacaggaacctccctgagaaatatgACGGCAATTCGagcattttctttcgtgtttTTACTCCTTGCGGCGTCAGCAGTTTTTGATACCATCTTTCGGTCGCACCGACGGATTTTCGCCTAATGAGGtgaataatgctt
This genomic stretch from Dermacentor silvarum isolate Dsil-2018 chromosome 2, BIME_Dsil_1.4, whole genome shotgun sequence harbors:
- the LOC119441426 gene encoding uncharacterized protein LOC119441426, which encodes MAAFTVTVRDFPDLKDRTRIILEQRPPEGSQCLRCGDLTGLAWRAVCGHSFCNDCKDALSRAHVLTCPVHFVKTPKAMLKRTDQGLQETKECQAGCAWNGCTESGSLQSILKHCENCPKKPRMRRNYSWQCFEEELEDNLHCGLVKIIKPPSPSSSKIEVSHPLEFPVVHQCPTL